In Chitinophaga sp. HK235, a single window of DNA contains:
- the dprA gene encoding DNA-processing protein DprA, producing MPQELMYQIALTRIPLIGDVIIRKLLETFGTAGNIFKAKKQELERIETVGSVRANAIRCFRDFDAVEKEMIFIEKYRIRPLFCTDPDYPQRLHHCYDGPVMLYYKGSASLNAGRIVSVVGTRRPSAYGKKICRQLTEELAAAQVTLVSGLAYGIDILAHQTALQAGIPTIGVLAHGLDRIYPAAHKQTATAMIEQGGLLTDFMSGQLPDKQNFPKRNRIVAGLCDATIVVESGLQGGSLITADLAAGYNRDVFCIPGQVDDPHAAGCNHLIKNNKAMLITGATDILKMMGWENSVRRAAPLQRELFLQLSDNEQQILQLFQDKSQRHLEELYLHTGLSGSQVATAVFSLEMQSLLKSLPGQRYELVQ from the coding sequence ATGCCCCAGGAATTGATGTACCAGATTGCATTAACCCGTATTCCTTTAATTGGCGATGTGATTATCCGTAAGCTGCTGGAGACTTTCGGTACCGCCGGTAATATTTTCAAGGCTAAAAAACAGGAGCTGGAACGCATAGAAACGGTAGGCAGTGTGAGAGCCAATGCCATCCGCTGTTTCAGGGATTTTGATGCAGTGGAGAAAGAGATGATTTTTATAGAGAAATACCGGATACGGCCATTGTTCTGTACAGACCCTGATTATCCACAGCGGCTGCATCATTGTTATGATGGTCCTGTCATGTTGTATTATAAAGGCAGCGCATCCCTGAATGCGGGACGTATCGTCAGCGTAGTGGGTACAAGACGACCTTCGGCTTATGGTAAAAAGATATGCCGGCAACTGACCGAAGAGCTGGCGGCAGCGCAGGTAACGCTGGTCAGCGGTCTTGCCTATGGTATTGATATACTGGCCCATCAAACGGCTTTGCAGGCGGGTATACCCACTATCGGGGTGCTGGCACATGGGCTGGACCGTATCTACCCCGCAGCGCATAAACAAACAGCTACAGCCATGATAGAGCAAGGCGGACTGTTAACCGACTTTATGAGCGGGCAACTGCCCGACAAACAGAACTTCCCAAAACGTAACCGTATTGTGGCTGGCCTCTGCGATGCTACTATTGTGGTGGAGAGCGGACTTCAGGGTGGTTCACTGATTACGGCAGACCTGGCGGCAGGCTACAACCGGGATGTGTTCTGTATTCCGGGGCAGGTAGACGATCCGCATGCAGCAGGCTGTAATCATCTTATAAAAAACAATAAAGCCATGCTGATCACAGGAGCCACCGATATACTGAAGATGATGGGCTGGGAAAACAGCGTCAGGCGGGCTGCTCCGCTACAACGGGAATTGTTTTTACAATTATCAGACAATGAACAGCAGATACTGCAACTGTTTCAGGATAAGTCACAGCGGCACCTGGAGGAGTTGTATCTGCATACCGGTCTTTCGGGCAGCCAGGTGGCGACAGCAGTGTTTAGCCTGGAAATGCAAAGTTTGCTCAAAAGCTTGCCCGGACAGCGTTACGAGCTAGTGCAATGA
- a CDS encoding SusC/RagA family TonB-linked outer membrane protein produces MKKGLILWLFVAFSMLHAYAQTRTITGKVTDARDGTSLPGVNIVIKGSSKGTISGADGAFKLEAPSGATLLFSFVGYANQTVTTDASGTPLVIKLQGSNQSLNELVVTALGIKRDKRTLTYATQEVKGASIVEAKQNNLVNALSGKVAGVQITNSSGMPGSSARIVIRGNSSLTGENQALMVIDGIPMDNQEAGNPDGSLSGGGTSNRAADIDPNIIESINVLKGAAATALYGSAAAKGAVIITTKNGMGAKSGRPTVSVSSSYSFENPILPQFQDKYAQGTGGKYVDGNNGKQGSASWGPLMDTLKVNGVPVPKRNNQKDFFKTGHTKDNNVSVSGYTDRSNYLVSYSYVKTDGTMPNTDYSRHSLFAKYSVELTKNLRLTTQFNYINSDNHRLLEGNSLASPLWTVYAAPISWNPFPTTKPDGTQQVYRAARNNPYWLVDNTGLRDRTNRIIPVINLSYSPLSWLTITERFGADMYVNNTDYHENVGIIGSKSVDGRLYKRDIQYQQFNHDLIIQARKTFGDWTTDVIVGNNILSNYNNNNYVEGVGLSVPGLYNISNASNVTSSYYLYKNRKVGFYAQANVEWKKMLTLAMTGRYDGTSVLSKDKQFYPYGSISGGFIFTEPLGLASSKIFNFGKLRLSYSAVGNDNVGPYMLTTPYVKASVGNVNFPFGGQNGYLQSTTYAYPLKNESVKEFEVGLETKFFQNRAGLEVSYFDKKSQDLLTTSTPISGATGYSAASLNAGDMRNKGVEVVLNITPIKTKNITWDIGVNYTKIDNKVTRLAPGLNSIFLAGFTTPGIYAFAGQPYGVIMGSHFKRNDAGQLLLGDDGYPQLADNTAPIGYVTPKWLGGITSTFTWKALTFSFVLDHKHGGDILNLDNHYLLFYGTPKVTENRGTTTVFPGIIESTGKQNTTPVALTQSYYTNLYSSVDESSIEDGSFLKLRQVSLSYNFGAFLKGTPFKSLALNVTGTNFILHKNYTGSDPEVSLNGSGNGQGFANFMAPSNHTVIIGLKATF; encoded by the coding sequence ATGAAGAAAGGATTAATCCTTTGGCTGTTCGTGGCCTTCAGTATGCTACACGCTTATGCCCAAACACGAACTATTACAGGTAAAGTAACCGACGCCAGAGATGGTACGTCTTTACCAGGGGTGAACATTGTTATCAAAGGTTCTTCCAAAGGCACCATATCCGGTGCCGACGGTGCTTTTAAGCTGGAAGCACCATCAGGAGCCACTCTCCTGTTTTCCTTTGTAGGATATGCCAACCAGACAGTCACCACAGATGCCAGCGGTACCCCGCTTGTTATTAAACTGCAGGGAAGCAACCAGTCACTCAACGAACTGGTGGTAACTGCATTGGGTATTAAAAGAGACAAACGTACACTCACTTATGCCACCCAGGAAGTGAAAGGCGCCTCCATCGTGGAAGCCAAACAAAACAACCTGGTCAACGCATTGTCCGGTAAAGTAGCTGGTGTACAAATCACCAACTCCAGCGGTATGCCCGGCAGCTCCGCCAGGATCGTGATCCGCGGCAACAGCTCCCTCACCGGCGAAAACCAGGCACTCATGGTCATCGATGGTATCCCCATGGATAACCAGGAAGCCGGTAACCCGGATGGATCCCTCAGTGGTGGCGGTACTTCCAACCGCGCTGCTGACATCGATCCCAACATCATCGAAAGTATCAACGTATTGAAAGGTGCAGCTGCTACAGCCCTGTACGGATCTGCCGCTGCCAAAGGTGCTGTGATCATCACCACCAAAAACGGTATGGGCGCCAAATCCGGCAGACCTACTGTGTCAGTAAGTTCCAGCTACTCCTTCGAAAACCCCATCCTGCCTCAGTTTCAGGATAAATATGCACAGGGTACCGGTGGTAAATATGTAGATGGTAATAATGGTAAACAGGGCTCTGCCTCCTGGGGACCACTCATGGATACGCTGAAAGTAAACGGGGTACCCGTTCCTAAAAGAAACAACCAGAAAGACTTCTTCAAAACAGGACATACTAAAGATAACAACGTGTCTGTCAGCGGTTATACCGATAGGTCCAACTACCTCGTGTCTTATTCTTATGTAAAGACCGATGGTACCATGCCTAACACTGACTATTCCCGTCACTCCCTGTTTGCCAAATACAGTGTGGAACTCACTAAAAATCTGCGTCTCACCACCCAGTTCAACTATATCAACTCAGACAACCACCGCCTCCTGGAAGGTAACAGCCTCGCCAGCCCGCTGTGGACCGTTTACGCTGCACCCATCTCCTGGAATCCTTTCCCTACCACCAAACCGGATGGAACCCAGCAGGTATACCGCGCTGCCCGTAACAACCCTTACTGGCTCGTAGACAATACCGGACTGCGCGATCGTACCAACCGCATCATTCCGGTGATCAACCTGTCTTACTCCCCGCTCTCCTGGCTCACCATTACCGAAAGATTCGGCGCCGACATGTATGTCAACAATACCGACTATCATGAAAACGTTGGTATCATCGGCTCTAAATCCGTAGATGGCAGACTGTATAAAAGAGATATACAATACCAGCAGTTCAACCATGACCTGATCATACAGGCCAGAAAAACCTTTGGCGACTGGACCACAGACGTGATCGTAGGTAATAACATCCTCTCCAACTACAACAATAATAACTATGTGGAAGGTGTAGGCTTGTCCGTTCCCGGCTTATATAATATCTCCAATGCGAGCAATGTCACTTCTTCCTACTATCTCTATAAAAACAGAAAAGTGGGTTTCTATGCCCAGGCCAACGTGGAATGGAAAAAAATGCTCACACTGGCTATGACCGGCCGTTACGACGGAACTTCCGTACTGTCTAAAGACAAACAGTTCTATCCATACGGATCTATAAGCGGTGGCTTTATCTTCACAGAACCACTGGGCCTCGCTTCCAGCAAAATATTCAACTTCGGTAAACTGAGATTGTCTTATTCTGCAGTAGGTAACGACAACGTAGGTCCTTACATGCTCACCACCCCATACGTAAAAGCTTCTGTGGGCAATGTCAACTTCCCCTTTGGTGGACAGAACGGTTATCTGCAGTCAACTACTTATGCTTATCCGCTCAAAAACGAAAGCGTGAAAGAGTTTGAAGTTGGTCTGGAAACCAAATTCTTCCAGAACAGGGCCGGCCTGGAAGTGAGCTACTTCGATAAAAAGAGCCAGGACCTGCTCACCACCAGCACCCCGATTTCCGGTGCTACCGGTTACTCCGCCGCCAGCCTCAATGCCGGTGATATGCGTAACAAAGGTGTGGAAGTGGTGCTGAACATCACACCGATCAAAACCAAAAACATAACATGGGATATCGGTGTCAACTATACGAAAATCGATAACAAGGTTACCCGTCTGGCACCTGGTCTGAACAGCATTTTCCTGGCCGGTTTCACTACACCAGGTATCTATGCTTTTGCCGGACAGCCTTATGGTGTGATCATGGGTTCTCACTTCAAACGTAATGATGCAGGTCAGCTGCTGCTGGGCGACGACGGTTACCCGCAACTGGCTGATAATACCGCTCCTATTGGTTATGTAACACCAAAATGGCTGGGCGGTATCACCAGTACCTTCACCTGGAAAGCACTGACTTTCTCCTTTGTACTGGACCACAAACATGGTGGAGACATCCTCAACCTCGACAACCACTATCTGCTTTTCTATGGTACGCCTAAGGTTACCGAAAACCGTGGTACTACCACTGTATTCCCTGGTATCATAGAAAGTACCGGAAAACAGAATACTACTCCGGTAGCACTGACACAGAGCTATTACACCAATCTCTATTCTTCTGTGGATGAAAGTTCCATCGAAGACGGCTCTTTCCTGAAATTAAGACAGGTATCCCTGTCCTATAATTTCGGTGCATTCCTGAAAGGAACACCTTTTAAATCACTGGCGCTGAATGTTACCGGCACCAACTTCATCCTGCATAAAAACTATACCGGTTCAGATCCTGAAGTAAGTCTTAATGGTAGTGGTAACGGACAAGGTTTTGCCAATTTTATGGCACCATCCAACCATACCGTGATCATCGGCTTAAAAGCAACCTTTTAG
- a CDS encoding alpha/beta fold hydrolase — translation MRKTINNGTHQYNDEGQGPAIVLIHGFSENGSLWEIQQAYLKDHFRIITPELPGTSDVPLTDPLTMESMADYVYAILLAESIDKAIIIGHSMGGYVALALTEKYPQLVQGLGLFHSTATADSEEKREARRKSIKLMQEYGAETFVRQTLPNMFSPAFKSVQPARVEAYVQMGMKCPQQAMIAYYEAMMQRPDRTAILKDATIPVLFVIGKDDNAVPADVILPQITLPRVSSIHIFDEVGHMGMWEVFDAANVILRQFADFCQH, via the coding sequence ATGCGGAAAACAATCAATAACGGAACCCATCAGTACAACGACGAGGGGCAAGGCCCGGCAATAGTGCTCATTCACGGTTTTTCGGAAAATGGTAGTTTATGGGAAATACAACAAGCCTATCTCAAAGACCATTTCCGGATTATTACCCCCGAGCTCCCCGGTACCAGTGACGTTCCGCTGACTGATCCGCTGACAATGGAATCAATGGCAGACTACGTCTATGCCATCCTGTTAGCCGAAAGCATAGACAAAGCTATTATCATAGGACACTCCATGGGTGGATATGTAGCGCTCGCCCTCACAGAGAAATATCCGCAGCTGGTACAAGGACTGGGACTATTCCATTCCACCGCCACTGCCGATAGCGAAGAGAAAAGAGAAGCACGCCGCAAGTCTATCAAACTCATGCAGGAATATGGTGCTGAAACCTTTGTGCGGCAAACACTGCCCAATATGTTCAGCCCCGCTTTTAAATCCGTTCAGCCAGCCCGTGTGGAAGCTTATGTGCAGATGGGGATGAAATGCCCTCAGCAGGCCATGATAGCCTATTACGAGGCCATGATGCAAAGGCCTGACCGGACAGCCATTCTGAAAGACGCAACAATACCCGTACTGTTTGTCATCGGAAAAGATGATAACGCCGTACCGGCAGATGTTATATTACCGCAGATTACGCTGCCTCGCGTAAGCAGTATTCATATTTTTGATGAAGTGGGACATATGGGCATGTGGGAAGTATTTGATGCTGCTAATGTGATCCTGCGTCAGTTTGCGGATTTTTGTCAGCATTGA
- the guaB gene encoding IMP dehydrogenase, with protein sequence MPAGKSKPKFVADGLTFDDVLLVPAYSEIHPKDVNISTQLTKTIRLNMPMVSAAMDTVTEANLAIALAREGGIGILHKNMSIERQAEMVRRVKRSESGLIMDPVTLKPDATIGHALKLMKENGIGGIPIIDDGNKLVGILTNRDLRFEKNKKRLVSEVMTSEKLITAPEGTDLKKAEKILQQYKIEKLPVVNKQGKLVGLITYRDILQLTSYPNAVKDEFGRLLVGAALGITPDVLDRAQALINVGVDVVCLDSSHGHSIAVINTLKKLKKTFPKLQVIAGNVATAEGALALAQAGADAVKVGVGPGSICTTRIVTGAGFPQLSAVLDAAEALKKLGIPVIADGGIRYTGDMVKALAAGASAIMAGSIFAGVEESPGETIIYEGRKFKSYRGMGSIEAMQEGSKDRYFQDEDDIKKLVPEGIVGRVPYKGYLSEVIQQFVGGLRAGMGLTGSKDVKTLQGAQFVKITAATVKENHPHDVVITKEAPNYSR encoded by the coding sequence ATGCCTGCGGGAAAATCTAAACCCAAATTTGTAGCTGACGGACTTACATTTGACGATGTTCTCCTTGTGCCGGCCTACAGCGAAATACATCCGAAAGACGTAAATATCTCAACGCAACTGACAAAAACCATCCGCCTGAACATGCCAATGGTATCAGCCGCTATGGACACTGTTACAGAGGCCAACCTGGCTATTGCGCTGGCGAGAGAAGGCGGTATAGGTATTCTCCACAAAAACATGAGCATTGAAAGGCAAGCCGAAATGGTAAGAAGGGTGAAGCGTAGTGAAAGCGGTCTGATCATGGACCCTGTTACGCTGAAGCCAGACGCTACCATCGGACATGCACTGAAACTCATGAAAGAAAACGGCATCGGTGGTATTCCTATTATCGACGACGGCAACAAGCTGGTTGGTATTCTCACCAACAGAGATCTCCGTTTTGAGAAAAACAAGAAACGCCTCGTTTCTGAAGTAATGACCAGCGAAAAGCTGATCACTGCGCCGGAAGGCACCGACCTTAAAAAGGCGGAGAAAATCCTCCAGCAATATAAAATTGAGAAGCTGCCGGTTGTTAACAAACAGGGCAAACTGGTAGGGCTGATCACTTACCGTGATATTCTTCAGCTGACCAGCTATCCCAACGCTGTTAAAGATGAGTTTGGCCGTTTGCTGGTAGGTGCTGCACTGGGTATTACCCCTGATGTACTGGACCGTGCCCAGGCGCTTATCAATGTAGGAGTTGACGTAGTTTGTCTGGACAGCTCTCATGGTCACTCTATCGCGGTGATCAATACACTGAAAAAATTAAAGAAAACCTTCCCTAAACTGCAGGTGATCGCCGGTAACGTAGCTACCGCCGAAGGTGCGCTGGCACTGGCACAGGCAGGCGCCGACGCTGTAAAAGTAGGTGTGGGACCAGGTTCTATCTGTACTACCCGTATCGTAACCGGTGCTGGTTTCCCTCAGCTGTCTGCTGTTCTGGACGCAGCTGAAGCCCTGAAAAAACTGGGTATTCCTGTCATTGCAGATGGTGGTATCCGTTACACCGGTGATATGGTAAAAGCACTGGCTGCCGGCGCATCCGCTATCATGGCTGGTTCTATTTTCGCCGGCGTAGAAGAAAGCCCCGGAGAAACCATCATCTACGAAGGCCGTAAATTTAAATCCTACCGTGGCATGGGCTCTATCGAAGCCATGCAGGAAGGTAGTAAAGACCGTTACTTCCAGGATGAAGATGATATCAAAAAGCTGGTACCGGAAGGTATCGTAGGACGTGTACCTTACAAAGGTTACCTGTCTGAAGTGATCCAGCAATTTGTAGGTGGCCTGCGTGCTGGTATGGGCCTCACCGGCTCCAAAGACGTAAAAACTTTGCAAGGTGCGCAGTTCGTGAAAATCACCGCTGCCACTGTGAAAGAAAACCACCCGCACGATGTGGTGATCACCAAAGAAGCTCCCAACTACAGCAGATAA
- the lnt gene encoding apolipoprotein N-acyltransferase, whose translation MKLSAFFLSIFTALLLWLAWPTMPFTPLVFIGFTPLLYLTEKIHHRGKYFGWIFFSLLIWNVATTWWVGNTPVPASGVFANSFNALLMSIPWLAYKNSRRRLPETMAYFALIVYWLTFEWVHQTWELSWPWLVLGNAFAMRPGWVQWYEITGASGGTLWVLLANITIYQVWKRARIYDLSWAQLLRREIWKPAAVIAAPLLLSAFIHPAPDPDRKTGVVIVQPNIDPYDEKFSASSAIEQLHKFIRLSEEKADSDTRYFVWPETALFPTGAWEHQLNYQPEVQAIRQMLQRYPKARLVTGAVTMKQYRSTDEIPTTARMMEDGTYWEPFNAALQIDTSQSIQIYHKYELVPGVELVPYVRYISFMKTLALDFGGITGSYGRTPGATMLASPSDSINIFPTICYESVFSDYVAGGVKPGANLLAIITNDGWWGNTEGHRQHLQYARLRAIETRRWVLRSANTGTSAVIDPAGNVSQPQPYWQEAVIKATVTPRQDITFYVRNGDLVSKGAVIFCILLLVHAFISRFIPGLRHAENNQ comes from the coding sequence ATGAAATTATCCGCTTTTTTTCTCAGCATATTCACCGCCTTGCTACTGTGGCTGGCCTGGCCCACCATGCCTTTCACACCGCTGGTCTTTATCGGCTTTACTCCGCTGTTATATCTCACCGAAAAAATACACCACCGCGGGAAGTATTTCGGGTGGATCTTTTTTTCGTTACTGATATGGAACGTTGCCACTACCTGGTGGGTGGGTAATACACCGGTACCTGCGAGCGGCGTATTTGCCAACAGCTTTAATGCGCTACTGATGAGCATTCCCTGGCTGGCCTATAAAAACAGCCGCAGGCGCCTGCCCGAAACCATGGCCTATTTTGCACTGATTGTATACTGGCTGACATTTGAATGGGTACACCAGACCTGGGAGCTGAGCTGGCCCTGGCTGGTACTGGGCAACGCCTTTGCCATGCGGCCGGGATGGGTACAATGGTATGAAATCACCGGCGCCAGCGGTGGCACCCTGTGGGTGCTGCTGGCCAACATCACCATTTATCAGGTATGGAAACGGGCACGCATATACGATCTTAGCTGGGCACAGCTGCTGCGCCGGGAGATATGGAAGCCCGCCGCGGTAATAGCAGCTCCACTGTTGCTGTCAGCCTTCATCCATCCGGCCCCCGACCCCGACCGCAAAACCGGTGTGGTGATCGTACAACCCAACATCGACCCCTACGATGAAAAATTCAGCGCCAGTTCTGCCATAGAGCAACTGCATAAATTTATCCGCCTCTCTGAAGAAAAAGCGGATAGCGATACCCGTTATTTTGTATGGCCGGAGACAGCGCTCTTCCCTACCGGCGCCTGGGAGCATCAGCTCAACTATCAACCGGAGGTTCAGGCTATCCGGCAAATGTTGCAGCGTTATCCCAAAGCCAGGCTGGTAACCGGTGCTGTGACCATGAAACAATACCGCAGTACAGACGAAATACCCACCACCGCCCGCATGATGGAAGACGGCACCTACTGGGAGCCGTTTAATGCGGCCCTGCAGATAGATACCTCACAAAGCATACAGATCTATCATAAATATGAACTGGTGCCTGGTGTGGAACTGGTCCCCTATGTCCGGTATATCTCCTTTATGAAAACGCTGGCACTCGACTTCGGCGGCATTACCGGCAGCTATGGCCGTACGCCGGGTGCAACGATGCTGGCCAGCCCTTCAGACAGCATCAACATATTCCCTACTATCTGCTATGAATCCGTTTTCAGCGATTATGTGGCCGGTGGTGTAAAACCAGGTGCCAACCTGTTGGCTATCATCACCAATGATGGATGGTGGGGCAATACCGAAGGACACCGGCAACACCTGCAATATGCCCGCCTCCGCGCCATCGAAACCAGACGCTGGGTGCTGAGAAGCGCCAATACCGGCACCTCTGCAGTGATAGATCCTGCCGGTAATGTATCCCAACCTCAGCCCTACTGGCAGGAAGCAGTTATCAAAGCGACTGTAACACCGAGACAGGATATTACGTTCTATGTAAGAAATGGGGATCTGGTGTCTAAAGGAGCAGTAATATTTTGTATCTTGTTGCTCGTACATGCTTTTATTTCACGATTTATTCCCGGCTTAAGACATGCGGAAAACAATCAATAA
- a CDS encoding SusD/RagB family nutrient-binding outer membrane lipoprotein: MRRLHIATIFLSTVLLGSGCKKYLDVNDDPNNPMQVSEKLILPPVEVTTSTQVVGGFNGTNAAYWMQQLSLNQPSPGEETYRIFPVDVDNTWTFYIYPNILNNLRLMMQQAKAAGHNEYMAIGKTLYAYNLAIATDLWNNVPYSEAMKLPAISRPKYDSQESVYQQLQVMLDSAIYYASQPKSAVAPGSDDYIYQGSMDKWKKLAYMLKARYYLRLTKAPGRTASLQADSALTAIANAFADNSDNATMAYPGTAQAESPWFKNTEPGAGGVVMSKTFIDFLQGNSDPRLPIIATKDADGGYSGRVPGATPLPDPTVLSLVNSFYANAASPLFLATYSEALFIKAEATFIKSGATAATPVFQAAIQAHMDMLKVAPAAAQAYINSRPVLTAANALQQIIYEKYVANFLSIETYNDWRRTGFPQLQLPQNAFVNYIPRRWPYPSNEVLANPQPDQSATTADRVWWDTK; encoded by the coding sequence ATGAGAAGATTACATATAGCCACCATATTTTTAAGCACTGTGCTGTTGGGTAGCGGCTGTAAAAAATACCTGGACGTCAACGATGATCCCAACAACCCGATGCAGGTATCAGAGAAACTGATCCTGCCACCTGTAGAGGTGACCACCTCCACACAGGTAGTAGGAGGCTTTAATGGTACCAATGCTGCTTACTGGATGCAGCAGCTATCGCTCAACCAGCCTTCACCGGGTGAAGAAACCTATCGTATTTTTCCGGTGGATGTGGACAATACCTGGACTTTTTATATTTATCCCAATATCCTCAACAACCTGCGGCTGATGATGCAGCAGGCGAAAGCCGCCGGGCACAATGAATACATGGCCATCGGTAAAACATTGTATGCCTACAACCTGGCTATCGCTACCGATTTATGGAACAATGTGCCATATAGCGAAGCGATGAAGCTGCCTGCCATCTCCCGTCCTAAATATGACAGCCAGGAGTCTGTTTATCAGCAGCTGCAGGTCATGCTGGACAGTGCTATTTATTACGCCAGCCAGCCTAAAAGCGCAGTGGCTCCCGGTTCAGATGATTATATCTATCAGGGCAGCATGGACAAATGGAAAAAACTGGCCTACATGCTGAAAGCCCGGTACTATCTGCGGCTCACCAAAGCACCTGGTCGCACTGCTTCGCTGCAGGCCGACAGTGCTTTGACAGCCATTGCCAATGCATTTGCAGATAACAGCGACAACGCAACTATGGCGTATCCTGGTACTGCACAGGCAGAAAGTCCCTGGTTTAAGAATACAGAACCCGGCGCCGGTGGAGTAGTGATGTCTAAAACTTTCATAGACTTCCTGCAGGGCAACAGCGATCCCAGACTGCCCATCATCGCTACAAAAGATGCTGATGGCGGTTATAGCGGCCGTGTACCTGGTGCCACTCCTCTTCCTGATCCGACTGTTTTATCACTGGTGAATTCTTTCTATGCAAATGCTGCTTCTCCGCTGTTTCTCGCTACTTATAGTGAAGCACTGTTTATCAAAGCAGAAGCTACTTTCATTAAATCTGGTGCCACTGCTGCCACGCCTGTTTTCCAGGCTGCCATCCAGGCGCATATGGATATGTTGAAAGTCGCTCCGGCAGCTGCACAGGCCTATATCAACAGTAGGCCGGTACTCACCGCAGCCAACGCATTGCAACAGATCATTTATGAAAAATATGTGGCCAACTTCCTGTCTATTGAAACCTACAATGACTGGAGACGTACCGGCTTCCCGCAGTTACAGCTGCCACAGAATGCATTTGTAAACTACATCCCCAGAAGATGGCCTTATCCTTCCAATGAAGTACTGGCCAATCCTCAGCCCGATCAGAGCGCTACCACCGCAGATCGTGTATGGTGGGATACCAAATAA